Proteins encoded by one window of Chryseobacterium foetidum:
- a CDS encoding response regulator receiver domain, whose translation MDEQKMSVEISKPLQEIKSFQDVAKAIIRDSIRNAICIDDNYLAPYSDSTEGLNTNDPKKLYYSFRKQGHCDLDIYQFKTFDEWLENNYMIHNKDLMVLDWELDDGEEKFKNTLLILNDIIFEKRIPFVVIYTNTEDLDSVSQVLCENYNLYNSTTFDEFVNFLKEKISRLSDKSEDVELFFEENRKLFFELIKFFDKREELSQEIIQKFGTFLDYNDLVKLSKKIVSTTKEKFLSKENIVESLLVIANLIFSVNLQDDAKKTINKRIEIVKDCYLINGIIVLILHKSGNEDGVEPENLFNVFSEAIYTNPHSIINLVSLELKDKLREDFSKIGTKFNLIDERAFLYHANNYSIQNGENKEFDKTSFVNFIIQYWMNELAQYNLDLDLKSILILEERLQDIYVDNDLHDKLSQYAHMVSSVNIENRRNKKLTFGDIFKSDDKYFLCITPLCDCLNPSKIDFQFYFITGKKINNKSALENAEQGFYSFVNFNDEFIAIEWKCKPFTSYISESDNNVKSLNLTYANVPLELKHVTILKENYAQRIANNSFGYGYRVGVDFPHIKS comes from the coding sequence TCCTAAAAAGTTATATTATTCTTTTCGTAAACAAGGTCATTGTGATTTAGATATTTATCAATTTAAAACATTTGATGAATGGCTAGAAAATAATTATATGATTCACAATAAGGATTTGATGGTTTTAGATTGGGAATTAGATGATGGCGAAGAAAAATTTAAAAATACACTTTTAATACTTAATGATATAATTTTTGAGAAGAGAATTCCTTTTGTAGTAATCTATACTAATACGGAGGATTTAGATTCAGTATCTCAAGTCTTATGTGAAAATTATAATTTATACAATTCAACAACTTTTGATGAGTTCGTAAATTTTCTAAAAGAAAAAATTTCGAGATTATCTGATAAAAGTGAAGATGTTGAACTTTTTTTTGAAGAAAATAGAAAGTTATTTTTTGAACTTATCAAATTTTTTGATAAACGAGAAGAATTATCACAAGAGATAATTCAAAAATTTGGAACATTTCTCGATTATAATGATTTGGTAAAATTGTCAAAAAAAATTGTAAGCACAACTAAAGAAAAATTTTTATCTAAAGAAAACATTGTTGAATCTCTTCTAGTTATAGCTAATCTTATCTTTAGTGTAAATTTGCAAGATGATGCAAAAAAAACAATCAACAAAAGAATTGAAATTGTTAAAGATTGCTACTTAATTAACGGCATAATAGTTCTTATTTTGCACAAAAGCGGAAACGAAGATGGTGTTGAGCCAGAAAATCTTTTTAACGTCTTTAGTGAAGCAATTTATACAAATCCTCATAGTATAATTAATTTAGTTTCTTTAGAATTGAAAGACAAGTTAAGAGAAGATTTTTCAAAAATTGGTACAAAATTTAATTTGATTGATGAACGGGCATTTCTATATCACGCAAATAATTATTCTATCCAAAATGGTGAAAATAAAGAATTTGACAAAACCTCCTTCGTTAATTTTATAATTCAATATTGGATGAATGAGCTAGCGCAATATAATTTAGACTTAGATTTAAAATCTATTCTCATTCTAGAAGAGAGATTACAAGATATATATGTCGATAATGATTTACATGATAAGCTTAGTCAGTATGCTCATATGGTGTCAAGTGTAAATATTGAAAACAGGAGAAATAAAAAACTAACTTTTGGTGATATTTTTAAGTCTGATGATAAATATTTTTTATGTATAACACCACTTTGTGATTGTTTAAATCCTAGTAAAATTGATTTTCAGTTTTATTTTATTACAGGAAAAAAAATAAATAATAAATCAGCTTTAGAAAATGCGGAACAAGGATTTTATTCTTTTGTTAATTTTAATGATGAATTTATTGCAATAGAATGGAAATGTAAACCCTTTACATCATACATATCAGAGTCTGATAATAATGTTAAATCTCTAAATTTAACGTATGCAAACGTACCATTAGAATTAAAGCATGTAACTATTTTAAAGGAAAACTATGCACAAAGAATCGCAAACAATTCTTTTGGATATGGTTATAGGGTTGGTGTCGATTTTCCTCATATAAAATCTTAA
- the rpsU gene encoding 30S ribosomal protein S21: protein MLIIPVKDGESIDRALKKYKRKFDKTGTVRQLRSRQAFIKPSVTLRQARLKAAHKQVNLSKEEQA from the coding sequence ATGTTAATAATTCCAGTAAAAGACGGAGAGTCTATCGACAGAGCACTTAAAAAATATAAGAGAAAATTTGACAAAACAGGTACTGTTCGTCAATTGAGATCAAGACAGGCTTTTATTAAGCCGTCTGTAACTTTAAGACAGGCAAGACTTAAAGCTGCTCACAAGCAAGTAAATCTTAGCAAAGAAGAGCAGGCTTAA
- a CDS encoding tyrosine-type recombinase/integrase: protein MIDKFLQYISFEKRYSPHTVTSYKKDLEDFYEFYLRTEGSENLLKADKKIIRNFIVELSEKNIAKRSINRKVSTLRSFYKFLLKIQEIKVSPVENISSIKFYAEKQIPISSDEMKNLDEKISLETDNLLEHCIIETLYQTGIRKAELCGLIFENVNLGAQELKIIGKGNKERYIPISEKLTQLLSDYLNIRKPKENFGAYFFVNKNGKKLTEKFVYLTVNKYLSLVTSKEKKSPHILRHSFATHVLDNGAEISKVKKILGHSSLASTQVYTNANIEQLKKVFNLAHPRAAKKEEL, encoded by the coding sequence ATGATTGACAAATTCCTTCAATACATATCGTTCGAAAAACGTTATTCTCCACACACCGTAACGAGCTACAAAAAAGATTTGGAAGATTTTTATGAATTCTACCTTCGTACTGAAGGTTCAGAAAATCTTTTAAAAGCAGACAAAAAAATTATCCGCAACTTCATCGTAGAACTCAGCGAAAAAAATATCGCCAAAAGAAGCATCAACAGGAAAGTTTCTACCCTACGCAGTTTCTATAAATTTTTACTGAAGATTCAGGAGATTAAAGTTTCACCTGTGGAAAATATCAGTTCAATTAAGTTTTACGCCGAAAAGCAAATTCCAATTTCCAGTGATGAAATGAAAAATCTTGATGAGAAAATTTCTTTGGAAACAGACAACCTGCTGGAACACTGTATCATTGAAACACTTTACCAGACCGGCATCCGGAAAGCCGAACTTTGTGGCTTGATATTTGAAAATGTAAACCTAGGAGCACAGGAGCTGAAGATCATAGGAAAAGGAAACAAGGAACGCTACATCCCCATTTCGGAGAAACTTACCCAACTTTTATCTGACTATTTAAATATCAGAAAACCAAAGGAAAACTTTGGTGCTTATTTTTTCGTCAATAAAAACGGTAAAAAACTCACCGAAAAATTTGTTTACCTAACCGTTAATAAGTATCTTAGTCTTGTAACTTCTAAGGAAAAAAAGAGCCCGCATATTTTAAGACACAGCTTTGCTACACATGTTTTAGATAACGGGGCAGAAATTTCCAAAGTAAAAAAGATATTAGGACATTCAAGTCTTGCCAGTACTCAAGTCTATACGAATGCCAATATAGAGCAATTGAAAAAAGTGTTTAATCTGGCTCATCCACGAGCCGCAAAAAAAGAAGAATTATGA
- a CDS encoding HPF/RaiA family ribosome-associated protein, whose translation MKITVQSIGLTPHAPLEDHIEKKVNKLATFYDKIQDCKVFLKVENTSDRENKTTELILAVPGDDIVVKKTCTSFEESLDQCVDTAKKLLIKKKELA comes from the coding sequence ATGAAGATCACAGTACAGTCAATTGGTTTAACGCCACACGCACCATTAGAAGATCACATTGAAAAAAAAGTAAACAAACTTGCTACGTTTTACGACAAAATTCAGGATTGTAAAGTTTTCCTGAAAGTAGAAAACACTTCAGACAGAGAAAACAAAACAACCGAGCTTATTTTAGCCGTTCCGGGTGACGATATCGTTGTAAAAAAGACCTGCACAAGCTTTGAAGAAAGCCTTGATCAGTGTGTGGATACAGCTAAGAAGCTATTAATCAAGAAAAAAGAATTAGCTTAG
- a CDS encoding response regulator transcription factor, with protein MNILLLEDDLILSAELCKFLESNQISCSKVFDGETFLREIKNNSYDLYLLDINVPKMNGLDVCQTLRTFDKTTPIIILSAYGDLSDKKDAFTRLADDYLVKPFQFEELLLRINSLLRRKTQSENIESDVIKVDDLIINKTEQKVFRGGNEIALTLKEFQLLVYLAEAQGRTVSKQQITEHVWEHNFNTNTNTVEVYINFLRKKLDKDFPVKLIHTRSGFGYYLSPL; from the coding sequence ATGAATATTCTTTTACTGGAAGATGACCTTATTCTTTCCGCAGAGTTGTGCAAATTTTTAGAGTCCAATCAAATTAGCTGTTCGAAGGTTTTTGATGGGGAGACTTTTCTGAGAGAAATTAAAAATAATTCCTACGACCTTTATCTTCTGGACATCAACGTCCCGAAAATGAATGGCCTAGATGTGTGCCAGACTTTAAGAACGTTTGATAAAACCACGCCTATCATTATTCTGTCGGCTTACGGTGATCTTTCAGATAAAAAAGATGCGTTCACGAGACTTGCTGATGATTATCTGGTAAAACCTTTTCAGTTTGAAGAGCTATTATTAAGAATCAACTCGCTTCTCCGCAGAAAAACACAGTCTGAAAACATCGAGTCTGATGTAATAAAAGTAGATGACCTCATCATCAATAAAACCGAACAGAAGGTTTTCAGAGGCGGAAACGAAATCGCGCTGACTTTGAAAGAGTTTCAATTGCTGGTTTACCTTGCCGAAGCTCAGGGCAGAACGGTTTCAAAACAACAGATTACAGAGCATGTCTGGGAACATAATTTTAATACCAATACCAATACCGTCGAGGTTTACATCAATTTCTTAAGGAAGAAACTTGATAAGGATTTTCCTGTAAAACTCATTCATACAAGATCCGGTTTTGGGTATTATTTAAGTCCATTATAA
- a CDS encoding sensor histidine kinase: MSLKRKIALTLSISFSILLGIVMVIIYILFNDFRREEFKARFVQRLEFTSHFILKSKDFEEEAPVFFNENSDNVLLNEKILIFNASKELIYSTIKDQKVTWDAKLLSELDRKKAVYTEKTFPEIYAAKRNINGENYYIITSAYDTNGKSKLAYLKYLLITAYIASTLLIGFFSYYFMGKFLHPLEQLNQEVSEITAHKLTTQIPVNNSKDEISILAQSFNTMIVRLNDVFQSQKDFTASASHEIRTPITRIAFQIENLIKLEEHSPTTLMGLQQMLRDVFLLSDLTNSLLLLTKFDKENIQTIYEEVRIDEVIFESFDRLKKSFPNLKMDFNISEKSTEDALLTIGGVQSLLVIVFVNLLKNAAIYSDNEEVDILLDEDNSNITIDVISFGNTIPEKEQSRLFDAFTRGNNSQNISGSGLGLRIVKRILEYHGADILYSSPSEKSNKFTVIFAK, translated from the coding sequence ATGTCTTTAAAACGGAAAATTGCCCTTACGCTGTCAATCTCGTTTTCGATTCTTCTTGGGATCGTGATGGTGATTATTTACATCCTATTTAATGATTTCCGAAGAGAAGAGTTTAAGGCAAGATTTGTTCAGAGACTGGAATTTACTTCACATTTTATTTTAAAATCAAAGGATTTTGAGGAAGAGGCACCTGTTTTTTTTAATGAAAATTCAGACAACGTACTGTTGAACGAAAAAATTCTCATCTTCAATGCCAGTAAAGAATTGATTTATTCAACCATAAAAGATCAGAAAGTAACATGGGACGCCAAACTTCTCAGCGAACTCGACAGGAAAAAAGCGGTCTACACCGAAAAAACCTTCCCGGAAATCTATGCCGCCAAAAGAAATATTAATGGTGAAAACTATTATATCATCACCAGCGCTTACGACACCAACGGAAAGTCAAAACTTGCCTATCTGAAATATCTTCTCATCACGGCCTATATCGCAAGTACGCTGCTGATTGGTTTTTTCAGTTATTACTTTATGGGGAAATTTCTTCACCCTCTGGAGCAGCTCAATCAGGAAGTTTCTGAGATTACAGCACACAAGCTCACCACCCAAATTCCGGTGAACAATTCTAAAGATGAAATCAGCATTCTGGCGCAGTCTTTCAACACGATGATTGTTCGGCTGAACGATGTTTTCCAGTCACAGAAAGACTTTACGGCAAGTGCTTCCCACGAAATCCGTACTCCTATTACGCGAATCGCTTTTCAGATTGAAAACCTGATCAAGCTTGAAGAGCACTCTCCCACTACCCTTATGGGACTTCAGCAGATGTTGAGGGATGTGTTTCTGCTTTCAGATCTCACCAATTCACTCCTGCTGCTGACGAAATTTGATAAAGAAAATATTCAGACCATTTACGAAGAAGTGCGCATCGATGAAGTGATTTTTGAATCTTTCGACCGTTTAAAAAAGAGTTTCCCCAATCTGAAAATGGATTTTAACATTTCTGAAAAATCCACTGAAGACGCATTGCTGACTATCGGCGGTGTACAGTCTCTGCTGGTGATCGTATTTGTAAACCTCCTGAAAAATGCAGCAATTTATTCAGATAACGAAGAAGTGGATATTCTGCTCGATGAAGACAACAGTAATATCACCATAGACGTGATCTCATTTGGAAATACCATTCCCGAAAAAGAACAGTCCCGTCTATTTGATGCTTTTACGAGGGGCAATAATTCACAAAACATCTCCGGTTCCGGCTTGGGTTTACGCATCGTAAAAAGAATTCTGGAATACCACGGAGCGGATATTCTATATTCCTCACCCTCCGAAAAATCAAATAAATTCACCGTTATTTTCGCCAAATAA
- a CDS encoding TolC family protein, producing the protein MNKFAGLLIVVSSFLTAQQQMSLQDCENAFQQNNLQLLAEQYSISMADADILQAKIWELPQMSGYINAYNPEDKRFLDAGRAKGFEVTQLIYMGGKKKNEIAFAKSNKELAQLQFSQLLVELRTQLHTNYYNLYYEKLKLENIDKQLGYMNDLLKAYKVQSAKGNVSLKDEVRLQSIVIQLKNDKVGINKNLLEFEQNLKVLTGITENIEPEISADEAKQLLKEQPFGDSEDLKRKALENNADYLFILKMIDNSKLYAQWQKSLNVPDLNIGAEYDQASGTFNNEINLKVGIPIPLWKSNRGNVARAKFAISQNEKNAEFQKLNLETKVESAFQIWKTQFEQLSEIRTADLNNLDLVYEGMLKNFRNGNVSLIEFTDFMESYRQTALQIYDMKNELMESAIRLNQLVQTKIFY; encoded by the coding sequence ATGAACAAATTTGCAGGGCTGTTGATTGTTGTCTCGTCTTTCCTGACCGCACAGCAGCAAATGTCGCTTCAGGATTGCGAAAATGCCTTTCAGCAGAATAATCTTCAGCTGCTAGCTGAGCAGTACAGCATCAGCATGGCAGATGCCGATATTCTGCAGGCGAAAATCTGGGAGCTTCCGCAAATGAGCGGCTACATCAATGCCTATAACCCCGAGGATAAAAGATTTCTGGATGCCGGCAGAGCCAAAGGTTTCGAAGTGACCCAGCTGATCTACATGGGCGGAAAAAAGAAAAATGAAATCGCATTTGCAAAATCCAATAAAGAACTGGCACAACTGCAGTTTTCACAGCTTTTGGTGGAACTGAGAACGCAGCTTCACACCAATTACTACAATCTGTATTACGAAAAACTCAAGCTTGAAAACATAGACAAGCAGCTGGGTTACATGAATGATCTTCTGAAAGCCTACAAGGTGCAGTCTGCCAAAGGAAATGTATCCCTGAAAGATGAAGTGAGACTTCAGAGCATCGTTATTCAGCTGAAAAATGACAAAGTAGGCATCAACAAAAATCTTCTGGAATTTGAGCAGAATCTGAAAGTGCTCACAGGAATTACAGAAAATATCGAACCCGAAATCTCCGCAGACGAGGCAAAACAGCTTCTGAAAGAGCAACCTTTCGGTGACAGCGAAGATTTAAAAAGAAAAGCTTTGGAAAACAATGCAGATTATCTCTTCATCCTGAAGATGATTGACAATTCCAAACTTTATGCGCAGTGGCAGAAATCCCTGAATGTTCCCGATCTGAACATCGGTGCCGAGTACGATCAGGCATCAGGAACTTTTAACAACGAAATAAACCTGAAGGTCGGCATTCCGATTCCTTTGTGGAAAAGCAACCGCGGGAACGTGGCCAGAGCAAAATTTGCCATCAGCCAGAATGAGAAAAACGCCGAATTTCAGAAACTGAATCTGGAAACAAAGGTGGAATCTGCTTTTCAGATCTGGAAAACGCAGTTTGAACAGTTATCGGAAATCAGAACTGCCGATCTTAACAATCTTGATCTGGTATACGAAGGAATGCTGAAGAATTTCAGAAACGGAAACGTCAGCCTCATCGAATTCACCGATTTTATGGAAAGCTACCGCCAGACCGCCTTACAGATCTACGACATGAAAAATGAGCTGATGGAATCTGCCATCAGACTCAATCAATTGGTACAAACTAAAATCTTCTATTAA
- a CDS encoding efflux RND transporter periplasmic adaptor subunit has translation MKKLIIPLFSALLLWSCSKPEAPKNTEPKGFELSNTMLESISTAKVESRNIEDFYSFYGKISADRNSYIDVFPLVGGNVMSVNVELGDYVRKGQVLATIRSTELAEVQRDVSDARTDLQVAKNNLRVAREMYEGKLNTERDVLEAKSQLQKAEDQMQRASAVSTVYNVKNGNIYSVLAPISGYIVHKDINKDMQLRSDRSENIFDVANTTNVWAIMNINEADIDKISLGMPAQVSTLSYPDKIFNGKIDKIFKIIDPETNAMQARVVLDNANGLLIPDSKATIKVSKSENKNALSIPSKAVIFDDDKSYVVVFKSRNDVKIKEIQVLKQVGEFTYISEGLKEGENVITNNQLLIYRSLNN, from the coding sequence ATGAAAAAATTAATCATACCCCTGTTTTCAGCCTTGCTTTTATGGTCTTGCTCCAAGCCTGAAGCTCCAAAAAACACCGAGCCTAAAGGTTTTGAACTGAGCAATACCATGCTTGAATCTATTTCTACAGCAAAAGTGGAAAGCAGAAACATAGAGGATTTTTACAGTTTTTACGGCAAAATTTCCGCCGACAGAAACTCATACATCGACGTTTTCCCATTGGTAGGCGGAAATGTAATGAGCGTAAATGTGGAACTGGGAGATTACGTGAGAAAAGGTCAGGTTTTGGCGACCATCAGAAGTACCGAGCTTGCTGAAGTGCAGCGTGATGTAAGTGATGCAAGAACAGATTTGCAGGTAGCAAAAAACAATCTCCGTGTTGCCAGAGAAATGTACGAAGGCAAACTGAATACAGAACGTGATGTTCTGGAAGCGAAGAGCCAGCTTCAGAAAGCAGAAGACCAGATGCAGAGAGCCTCGGCGGTGAGCACCGTGTATAATGTTAAGAACGGCAATATCTACAGCGTTCTCGCACCCATCAGTGGTTATATTGTTCACAAGGACATCAACAAAGACATGCAACTGCGAAGCGACAGAAGCGAGAATATATTTGATGTTGCCAATACCACCAACGTCTGGGCGATTATGAACATCAACGAAGCTGATATCGATAAAATAAGCCTCGGGATGCCGGCTCAGGTTTCTACCCTTTCTTATCCCGACAAGATTTTCAACGGAAAGATTGATAAGATATTTAAAATTATCGACCCTGAAACCAATGCAATGCAGGCAAGAGTGGTTCTCGACAATGCCAACGGGTTGCTGATTCCTGACAGTAAAGCGACGATAAAAGTTTCGAAATCTGAAAATAAAAATGCACTGTCTATACCTTCGAAAGCAGTCATTTTTGATGATGACAAAAGCTATGTTGTGGTTTTCAAATCAAGAAATGATGTGAAGATAAAAGAAATTCAGGTCTTAAAACAGGTGGGTGAATTCACCTACATTTCTGAAGGTTTAAAGGAAGGTGAAAACGTGATTACCAACAATCAGCTGCTCATCTACCGTTCTCTGAACAATTGA